The DNA region GGGAATGGCCCGTTTGATGATGTCAACCAGTTCCAGCGTGGTCCTGATGGGGCGTTTGCGTCTTTCACGGATGATTTCGGCGGCGATTCGACGGGAAAACTTTTCTTCTCCGTATTCGTGCAAGATCCGTGCCAGCTCTTCTTCGGTCCATTCATTGACCACGTGAAACGCGCTCCATTCCTGGCGCGGGTCCATTCTCATGTCCAGCGGCGCTTCCTGATGATAGCTGAATCCCCGTTCCGCCTGATCGAGCTGCGGGGAAGAAACTCCCAGATCAAACAGGACACCGTCAAGTGGCCCCAGGTCAAGCTCCCGTACCACTTCGGCAAGCCTGCGAAAATTCGTTCTCACCAGACGAACCCGGCAAGCCGCACCGGCCAGCCGCTTTTCCGCATGTTCAAGAGCCGACGGATCCTGATCAAACCCCACCAGGATTCCTTCCGGCCCGAGTCTCTCGGTGATCAGGCGACTGTGCCCGGCGCCTCCCAGCGTACAATCCACGTAGGTTCCGTCCGGTCTGATGTTCAATCCGTCCACTGCTTCGTTCAATAACACCGTTTCATGTTCGAACACTGTTCTTCATCCTTCACGTAAGTTCCAAATCCAGATCCACCAGACTTTCCGCGA from Staphylospora marina includes:
- the rsmH gene encoding 16S rRNA (cytosine(1402)-N(4))-methyltransferase RsmH gives rise to the protein MFEHETVLLNEAVDGLNIRPDGTYVDCTLGGAGHSRLITERLGPEGILVGFDQDPSALEHAEKRLAGAACRVRLVRTNFRRLAEVVRELDLGPLDGVLFDLGVSSPQLDQAERGFSYHQEAPLDMRMDPRQEWSAFHVVNEWTEEELARILHEYGEEKFSRRIAAEIIRERRKRPIRTTLELVDIIKRAIPAPARRTGPHPARRTFQAIRIAVNDELNSFRDALHQAVELLRPKGRICVITFHSLEDRICKQFFQSQAETCVCPREFPVCVCGKKPVLEVVTRKPVLPSEEEIERNPRARSAKLRIAAKL